The following is a genomic window from Artemia franciscana chromosome 4, ASM3288406v1, whole genome shotgun sequence.
agaaaatttacttttgcatgtttcacattcatatggtttttcaccaCTGTGAATTCTCATATGCACAGTCAAATGGGACTTGacagaaaatttacttttgcaTGTTTTACATTCATACGGTTTTTCTCCACTGTGAATTCTCATATGCACAGCCAAATTGGACTTGtcagaaaatttacttttgcatgtttcacattcatatggtttttcaccaTTGTGAATTCTCATATGCACAGTCAAATGGGACTTgacagaaaatttctttttgcatgtttcacattcatatggtttttcaccaCTGTGAATTCTCATATGCGCAGGCAAATTGCACTTggcagaaaatttctttttgcatgtttcacattcatatggtttttcaccaCTGTGAATTCTCATATGCACAGCCAAATGGGACTTGgtagaaaatttacttttgcatgtttcacattcatacGGTTTTTCTCCACTGTGAATTCTCATATGCACAGCCAAATGGgacttgaaagaaaatttctttttgcattcttCACATTCATagtgtttttttccattttgagtTCTCATATGCCTGGCCAATCTGTGCTTcaaaggaatttgttttttgCAGTCCAGTTGTAAGTCTTCTTGGTATGTAAAATCGGTCACTCCAGTCATAAGCTGGGAATAAGGGTCAAGATCAAAGTTTCCAAAACTTATTGCCATATCACTAAAGGTATAATGCTGGCTGTTTATACTTGTACTTGTTATTAGAATACTTATATTACTACTTGCTTTTCAAAAGTAGACTGATGGATCTTCCTAAACAACGCTTGTTTTTATGCTATGAATGACGTCACTGAAATAGATTATGGTAAGAAATTTCATGTGACGTCATCTAGGAATGTAATATGAATGCAGCCTTTTATATCAGTGGATGAGGTCATTAAGATACTGATGTATACAATAATGACGTCATTCACATATCTTTTcccaacatatatatatatatatatatatatatatatatatatatatatatacatatatatatatatactagctgttggggtggcgcttcgcgccaccccaacacctagttggtgggggcgcttcgcgcccccccccccaagcccccccgcgcgcgtaagtcgttacgcgccataatagttacgcgccattgtagttgtgtccctatgtcccacctgtgaatatagatatatatatatatatatatatatatatatatatatatatggttttaactacgtaaaacttgcgaatatacaacattctttgctgtcccattgtctttgcatataaatagattgtcaggtttaccgactcttgaacatgcaacatataatggtccatgggaaaacaatctgtattcagatctatacctcatgattctaatgattgcccttgagctttgttgatggtgattgctaatcgaccattccctgtcccggtgtcccggtcgtcatttacatccccctgtttcccccggtgtccccgttgtagttgtgtccctgtgtcccggtcgtcatttatattccctgtgtcccggtcgtcatttgtatcccggtgtcccggtctgtatatacattcgttttttagttttgtttttctcctttatttttttcctttttttttcttttttagtttatttagatttttagattttttagttttttattagtttttagtttttttttctttttagtttttttgtagtttttaccttctttttagttttgttaatttttttttttacttatgtcctggtcgtcatttatactccctgtgtcccggtgctttgttgattgctaatcgaacattccttttgtcctggtcgctttctctttgagtgtcgtcatttatttttttcttttttagttcttttagtttttaccttttttagtttttttttagttttttagatgaaaattttttttagttttttcctttttttctttttagttttttattggtttttacctttatgttagcttatttttcagttttttcctttttttttagttttttttattttttattttttttttagttttttacctttttttagtttttttagtttttttagtttttttagttttttagcttttttactttttttattagtttttagtttttttgtagtttttgcctttttttagttttttcagttttttttttagatttttattggtttttacctttattttagcttatttttcagttttttccttttttttttagttttttttagtttttagtttttttagttttttacctttttttagtttttttagtttttttagttttttagcttttttattttttttattagtttttagttttttttgtagtttttgcctttttttttgtttttttagttttttagcttttttattagttttagttttttttgtagtttttgcctttttttagttttttagttttttagcttttttattttttttattagtttttagtttttttttgtagtttttgcctttttttagttttttcagttttgacgtcacctgatccagttttttcaggtgacgtcacctgatccacgatccacagatccacagacaacttatttttatatatatagatagtttttttttttttacttatgtcctggtcgtcatttatactccctgtgtcccggtgctttgttgattgctaatcgaacattccttttgtcctggtcgctttctctttgagtttcgtcatttatttttttcttttttagttcttttagtttttaccttttttagttttttttagttttttagatgaaaattttttttagttttttcctttttttctttttagttttttattggtttttacctttattttagcttatttttcagttttttccttttttttagtttttttttattttttattttttttagttttacacctttttttagtttttttagtttttttagttttttagcttttttactttttttattagtttttagtttttttttgtagtttttgcctttttttagttttttcagtttttttttagttttttattggtttttacctttattttagcttatttttcagttttttccttttttttagttttttttagtttttagtttttttagttttttacctttttttagtttttttagtttttttagttttttagcttttttattttttttattagtttttagtttttttgtagtttttgcctttttttagtttttttagttttttagcttttttattagtttttagtttttttgtagtttttgcctttttttagtttttttagttttttagcattattagtttttagtgagtgcctttttttagtttcattaagatactgATCCAGtatttttcaggtgacgtcatgatCCACATATCCACAgacatatatattattatatatatatatatatatagatatatatatatatatatatatatatatatatatatatacatatatatatatatatatatatatatatatatatatatatatatatatatatatatatatatatatatatatatatatatatatatatatatatatatatatatatatatatatatatatatatatatatatatatatatatatatatatatatatatatatatatatatatatatatatatatatatatatatgtatatgttgaCATTGGATTAAAGcgattcgaaaaccttaaaacagaaaaccaaaagtttgaaatttagtagaaattgtCGAGGTTAAAatgcttgctgctcaaagaaaatttgtacaagtgtcaattaacgtcaaaaagaaattattattaaattacttaaaatgtacaaaactggtgattgcacaaatatttctatatattttgacaatggatgaaagcaattcgaaaaccttaaaagagaaaaccaaaagtttgaagtttagtgGAAATTAGTGTGCTCACCAAGATTAGATTATTCGAAGCTGCGATGATGAGATTGGTCAAGTATTTTTCAAGTGTTTTACTTTGATTAAGCTGCACACTTAATTCACTTATAGTTTCGGAATCTGGAAAGTGAGTCTCTTCGAACACTTTTTCCAATTCCTTAAATTGTTCAGGAGTGAGATTTATCCGATTCCTTCGGTTAATAGGGTTTTTTCTGTCCCACCATCTTGCATATCTCTATTCGTAGGGCCTAAAATATCGAAGGCTAAGTTTGGCCAGGAAGAAAAATGGTTTGTTAcatatgtttatttaatttataattattgtttattctcgtaaaaatattaatttaacttttatttcatttttaatatgcCAAGAAGGTAAATGTAACAGACATAAAGTAGTACCAAAACTAAAACCATCAAGGTTTCTTTTCCTGTTAGAACCTGgaagttttcttgttttttcaggaTACTCGTAAGAAAAAAAGGGCTGATCATTAAAGTCCACTTAAGAAAGATTTCGCTCTTTtcctatagtgtccacgatttgcCATAATCTTAGAGCaaccgagcctcagcttatcactaaatatctttgacagcacgagaccggagagaattcatagaatcgcaaactgTTATACTAAGCCAACGACACAATTTAAAATAGGGAATACTAAGCCCATCGCAGTATAGTGATTCTGAAAAAgtattaccgttgaaaacaagaaactcgcacttgtcaatatcaaacaggtcgtggtaacgaactgtagtaaggagcgacccggctcaatagtaaccaaaattctaaaaaactgaatttttataccaatagttacatcaaaagaatcgtattttaatgctgattttaaatatataagtttcattaagatttgtcttgaaaaaataaaacaatgaaaaataaaaaaaaacaatgaaaaataaatttacaaagttttttcttctgaaactactgaaagttaaaacgaacagaaattattacgcatttgaTGGGCTAACCCTcgtaattcctcgctctttacgcttaagtatttttagtaatttcaactatttattctacggcctttgtgattcaggggtcattcttaaggaattgggacgaaatttaagctttagcgtaaaaaagcgaggtatcgacgagaggtgaaacccctcatatacacaataaaaacatacgaatattgaagttcgttacgtaagttatgtatattttttactaatgaaaacgttcgtaattaattaaaagttctagtaggctttttaagtaatcaaaaaattggaggtcaactagggcCCCTCcctcactctttttttctcaaaatcttccaattaaaactatgagaaagctatttagaaagaaaaaaaaatcaatatgcaaatttcgttttaattatttatatgcagagagccaagatcaaaacatgcattaattcaaaaatgtccagaaattaaatttaaaaaaacaagtttttttaactgaaagtaaggagcgacattaaaacttaaaacgaacagaaattactccgtgtatgaaaggggatgttcccttctcaacgacccgctctttacgctaaagtttgactctttctttcaattctactttacTAAACACAAACAACTTTAGAGTATAGAGTggagcgttgagaagggagcatcccctttcatacacggagtagtttctgttcgttttaagttttaatgtcgctccttactctcagttaaaaaaaaaacttgttttttttatttaatttaggtaAAGGCCGACATCGCGGGAGGCAGAAGTAACTGAAAtcactgaacgggcaagaccagactcagtttcACTAATCAGAAGGTCTTCTGCATAAGTcagatatgagatatcagaATGTCGTAGTAGGCACgtagtcgatatttttgataatacattttcaatacgagcattaaaaatatacggagAAAGAACTCGCCCTTGTCTTACACTgcaacgaacagggatatgaccaaaataagaattatctaatgacttaaggcgaaggtTAGAACTGGAATACCAAAAACGATGCACTGGCATAATGCTGTCCATGCTTTAGAATGACAaacactgtcaaatgctttagacaagGCTAGGGTTGCAAAATGAAGTACGCAACGAGTTCGATGGaaatcttttaataaagaagtcaaagcacAGTGAGCACGCTGACAGCCTAGTCtagatctaaaaccaaattgattatcatcatttaaaCAAAGCTTAGTGATATAATAGTCAGAGCGCCAAGTTCTGTATCTTgcttatttcgattagtacccATGCCGAAAGGTACAAAAATTTTAAGGGTGGATCCCATGGTAGTCGACCagaatatcgtagggcgcatgttcaAAGTTGGGGTGTTTCTGAGACAtaggcaaaaaatactaaatttggtTTATAATGGGGCTCgacgattttaatttttttacagataagatAGGTCAAAACCAGCGTACTCTTACATAAATAGAAAGAAGGGACTTGGGGTTAcatgaacatgatttttttttgtaaaaaagtaaaaaaaatagaatagtttttactgcagttttaaaaaaatagattttggtcaacaaatttttaacagagaagctaaaaactcgaaactttttcaagataaagtatttttttatattcaaaaacaaagcccgtttaattccgaacacaatcagctaagaaaaaaagtttaaattattgtatCTGGGGGGTCTGCAACTTTTTTAGTGAGTGTACCCGAAAATAGGAATTTCGTTTAGTAGCCCGCTACCTAGCGGGAAGTTGATTGATAAGctaagcagaagaaattgataagCAGAAGCTGAAAACGAAAAGTGAGTCAGGTAggttaagataaaaaaaaacaaaaaacaaaaaaaacagttactAGAGGTTGATTAAACGTGTGATTCTGACCcaaatactgatttgctgatggatgataatgaagaatatgacacaaatttggaagatcaaaaaaaaaaaactgaaagaaatagaaattctAAAAGCACTTTTGGGGTTGTAAAGTTGTTTGGCAAaaggattgtaaatttttttgcagaagtaagagacttaatgaaagtgatttacaaaattaaatatcacaagaaactaGATGATAATGACTTCTTCAGATTTATAAGGACTGATTAAAAGGCATGTTACACTGACCAATCAGATTTAGTATTGGAACTTCCAGTTCTAGTGAAAACCCGTGGGACTGCTTGTCAAATGGAACACCagtgatttgaaattgatttgtcaATATATAATCTAGAATAGTTGATACTGGCTGGAGAACAAGTAGTAAAtgtgttccttttttttgtacctATTTATGAAAGTAGTCAAAATTACAACACAAAGTGGCCAAAGGTATATGATCTATGCTGTACCTCTGACCAGTTGATGCATAttttttgacctgtgtttactctaaaaaaataatgcaatacatgttcaaaattgatatcaaaattgaattttgatatcaatagctacttcaaataatcgcattttaatgccgagttcaaatatataagtttcatcaagtttagtcttacccatcaaaagttacgagcctgagaaaatttgccttacttaggaaaatagggggaaacaccccctaaaagtcgtaggatcttaacgaaaatgaaaccatcagattcagcgtatcagagaaccatactgtagaattttcaagctcctatctaaaatagtggaattttgtattttttgccagaagacaaatcacgggtgcgtgtttatttctttgttttttttttgttttctgttttgttttttttcccaggggtcagcgtatcgaccaagtggtcctagaatgtcgcaagaaggctcattctaacggaaatgaaaagttctattgccctttttaagtgacgaaaaaaattggagggcatctaggccccctcctacgctcattttttcccaaagtcaacggatcaaaatttagagatagccattttgttcagcatagtcgaaaaccataataactatgtctttggggatgatttactcccccacaatccctgggggaggggctgcaagttacaacctttgaccagtgtttacatatagtaatggttattgggaagtgtacagacgttttcaggggaattttattttgtttgggggtggggctgaggagagggactatgttggaggatctttccttggatgaatctggcatgggggaagaaaaattcaatgacaagggcgcaggattctctagcattactataagaaaacaatgaaaaataaacatgaaaacgttttttccaatgaaaggaagaagtagcattgaaacttaagacgaacagagattatgtTTTGCTTGATGTTTTTAAGAGAAATTGCATATGAATCGTTTCGGGTACCCGACTGACGGCcggtatttcaaacagtaggctgtacaaaaagtgtggttcaatcctactttctagggctgtaatgagagaacggttgagatggctagggcacattctgcggatgaatgATTACCAAAGATGGTCCTTGTCCACTGACCGTCTAGGGCGAAACGGAAAGCAGATTGTCCCCGTTTCGGTTATGATTATGtcttaaggaaagatttaagggaaaggGGAAATTCTtcggagggtgtaaagagggaggctttgagtaCAGTGGGATTGGAGGAGCGTGTAGAGCTATGTTGGCttcaggtggtttggtgctgcagaAAGTTGtcagtaaaagtagtagtattgTTTACGAATAACAGACATTTTCATCTCTTTCAAGTTTCATCTATTAAATATGAAAGCTTCCgaaatttctattttcaaaaaactttgccTTAAATCTCAACTTTGATTGGTAAAGATGATTGATTGGCTTAACTTTGATTGGTTAAATTTGACATAATTGGTGCTGAAGTCAAGCGTAATTTCAATTCGGTCCACATGTGACTTTCGTGTTGCTTTCCTTTTACGGAAGAAAATAGTAATCAGAATTATTTATTACAACCTAGTAACTACCGAtgtaacaagagctaagagctcatatggcacttgtaacgaggcgagaagagctaagagccaagagatcatatgtgAATCATGAGATCATGAACCAAGAGAATGAACCAAGAAATCATGTGTTCATTGTGAAGGGAGACATACATGCACgaagaggtgtagcataaatgggagacagtaacaacggcaatcaaagggggtaaaattaaccttgactgggttgcccacttaattggacaatctgtcttggcttttttctacaattagccatgactttgactgtagtagcataaatgggagacagtaactaCAATACAATTAGTAactttctacaattagccatgactttgactgtagtagcataaatgggagacagtaacaacggcaatcaaagggggtaaaattaaccttgactgggtagcccatttaattggacaatctgtcttggcttttttctacaattggccatgactttgacttttcccacaactattccctctttgtttaaattcaaatttgttaaattcacccttcaatctaagcgttttccatgattttaggttccccaccccaaacttcccccaatgtcaccagatccggtcaggatttaaaataagagctttgagacacgatatccttctaaatatcaaatttcattgcgatccgatcacctgttcgtaagttaaaaatacctcatttttttaattttcagaattaccctccccccaactaccccaaagagagcggatccgttccagttatgtcaatcatgtatctagggcttgtgtttatttttcacaccaagtttcatcccgatcctctaagtgttttccaagattttaggttccccctcccaactccccccaatgtcaccagatacagtcggtatttaaaataagagctctgagacacgacataattctaaatatcaaattttattatgatctgaacaaccgttcgtaagttaaaaatacttcaatttttctattttttccaaattaacaggccccccactccccatctgatggtcaaatcgggaaaatgcttatttctaatttaatctggtccagtccctgatatgccagccaaatttcaccgtcatagcttacctggaagtgcctaaagtagaaaaaccaggaccgacagaatttgcgattgctatgtgtcacttggttaatatcaagtgccattaaaaaccagtttttttttaactgaaagtgaggagcgacattaaagcttaaaacgaacagaaattactccgtatatgaaatgggttgtcccctcctcaacgcctcgctctttacgctacaatttttaattgttttaaaagcaaattgtagcagagtcaaactttagcgtaaagagcgagggaacACCTAATAAAGAACGGCTTAGTTGTTAGAGCTGTATCCTGCATAAATTCCTTTGAGAGACATCCAAATACTAAAATAGGAGAAGTAACCATTCTAATGCAAAAATGGTGGCAAAACTTCCAATGCCTCAACCCAAActagaaagaaatatttagataCAATTATGAAGAAATTTAGGATCTAGgtagtaaaaaaatttcaatattgtGTTCAAACTACAAAAACTGACCAATTCATACTGGACAGGAGCAAAAACAGTAACTTCTATGGTGGGCGTGTCCCTTTGAAATTCCGACTGATTTTCACAATTCTGACCATAATCATATTAGTGCAATTCCCTATAATGAATGTCAAGTTAGTGAAAGCAGATCAGGCAGCATTTTCTCCCTTTATGTCTGGACTTGTATATAACCCACTATCTATCTAAATTTTCAATCAGCTTTAATTGGCTGGCTTATTCATACACAATGCCAAAAGGATCTTGAACAAGAGcttagagctcatatggcaccttGCGACAAGGTcgcaagagccaagagctaataaggtatgagctctagcaaaattctaagaatcagtagattgttttaaaaggaaaatcagagacttaatgccggtcggaagttaaaataagagctctgagtcacgaggtccttctaaatataaaattcattcagatccgacCACCCtctcgtaagttgaaaatacctctatttttctaattttccttctcccttcagcccttcagatggtcgaatcaaggaaaacgactttatcaagtcaatttgtacagctccctgatatgcctaccaattttcatcgtcctagcacgtccagaagcaccaaactcgcctaAGTACTGAACAACAAAacctaaatcccccaaagaaagcggatccagtctggttacgtcaatcacttatctacgacatttataatgattttccaagatttccggtttctccctcctaCTTCCCCCAATgccaacagatctggtcaggatttgaagtaagagctctgagacatgagtttatTCTAAAGAttaaatctcattaagatctggccacccgttcttaagttaaaaatacctcagtttttctgatttttccaaattaacaaccccctcaactccctcaaagagaacggatccgtacaaatgatgtcaatctcgtatctataacttgtgcttattcttcccatcaagttttatctcgatctctccactctaagcgttttccaagatttccggtttccattATTTCTGtctcccctccaaccctctatgccccggatccgattcgaattgaacatagagcatctgagacataagattcttctatatttcaagtttaattaagatccgatcacccattcgtaagatacctcgaacgttttccaagaattccggcttccccctccaactcccttcaatgtcattagatctggtcgggatttaagatgagagttctaaagcacaagatcctttaaGACATCATATTTCATTCAGAtttgatcactcgttcgtaagttacaaatacctcattttttctactttttcctaattaccccccccccaattccccccaaagaaagcggatccggtctggttatgtcagtcacctatcttggacttgtgcttattcttcccaccaagtttcatcccgatctctccgctttaagcgttttccaagacccCCCCctctaatgacactggatccggtcaggatttacaggaagagatctgagtttcgaggtccttctaaatatgaaatttcattaagatacggtcactctttcgtaagttaaaaacacctcatttttctatttttccaaattactccccccccccaactccgccaaagaaagcggatccggtctggttatatcagtcacctatcgtgtacttgtgcttattcttcccaccaagtttcgtcctgatctctccgctttaagcgttttccaagatccccccctcctgatgacactggatccggtcaagatttaaaagaagagagctgagtttcgaggtccttctaaatatgaaacttcattaagatacggtcactctttcgtaaattaaaaacacctcatttttctaatttttaagaattaacccctccccccaactcccccaaagagagcggatccattccggttatgtcaatgacttatctaggacttgtatttatttttctcaccaagtttcatcccgattcctccactctaagggttttccaagatttttatttccacccaccaactccccccaatgtcaccagatctggtcgggat
Proteins encoded in this region:
- the LOC136026008 gene encoding zinc finger protein 239-like, coding for MAISFGNFDLDPYSQLMTGVTDFTYQEDLQLDCKKQIPLKHRLARHMRTQNGKKHYECEECKKKFSFKSHLAVHMRIHSGEKPYECETCKSKFSTKSHLAVHMRIHSGEKPYECETCKKKFSAKCNLPAHMRIHSGEKPYECETCKKKFSVKSHLTVHMRIHNGEKPYECETCKSKFSDKSNLAVHMRIHSGEKPYECKTCKSKFSVKSHLTVHMRIHSGEKPYECETCKSKFSTKTHLNLHTRIHSGEKPYECDVCKKKLSSQFALTEHRRTHTGEKPYGCETCKIEFSFKSEFAKIIRTHNGEKPYECEAWLEKFSMKNDLTRHMKTHADEKPYEFEELKSDTRC